Proteins co-encoded in one Prunus persica cultivar Lovell chromosome G6, Prunus_persica_NCBIv2, whole genome shotgun sequence genomic window:
- the LOC18773217 gene encoding mitochondrial uncoupling protein 5, with product MGVKGFVEGGIASIIAGCTTHPLDLIKVRMQLQGETHAPNPNPNAAVQAVRPAYAAVHTTAARRVSIPLPPPPPPAARAGPISVGVRIIQQEGVAAMFSGVSATMLRQTLYSTTRMGLYDILKQKWTDPTTHNMPLPSKITAGLIAGAIGAAVGNPADVAMVRMQADGRLPVAERRNYKSVIDAIARMGKQEGVTSLWRGSSLTINRAMLVTASQLASYDQIKETILDNGILRDGLGTHVTASFAAGFVASVASNPVDVIKTRIMNMKVEAGAEPPYSGALDCALKTVRSEGPLALYKGFVPTISRQGPFTVVLFVTLEQVRKLLKDF from the coding sequence ATGGGTGTCAAAGGTTTTGTTGAAGGAGGCATAGCATCCATTATTGCCGGGTGCACCACGCACCCTCTCGACCTCATCAAGGTCCGGATGCAGCTCCAGGGCGAGACCCACGCCCCCAACCCGAACCCTAACGCGGCTGTGCAAGCTGTTCGCCCCGCCTACGCCGCCGTCCACACCACCGCCGCTAGACGCGTCTCTATCCCTCTCCCTCCCCCACCTCCCCCGGCGGCGCGTGCGGGTCCGATTTCCGTCGGCGTTCGCATCATCCAACAAGAAGGTGTTGCCGCCATGTTCTCCGGCGTGTCCGCCACCATGCTCCGGCAGACTCTCTACTCCACGACGCGGATGGGCCTCTACGACATTCTCAAGCAAAAATGGACCGACCCGACGACCCACAACATGCCGCTCCCGAGCAAGATCACCGCCGGGTTGATCGCCGGAGCCATCGGAGCCGCCGTGGGGAACCCGGCCGATGTGGCCATGGTCAGAATGCAAGCCGACGGTCGGCTCCCGGTGGCTGAGCGCCGCAACTACAAGAGCGTCATCGACGCCATAGCCCGAATGGGGAAGCAAGAAGGGGTCACGAGCCTCTGGCGGGGGTCGTCGTTGACGATCAACCGAGCGATGCTCGTGACGGCGTCGCAGTTGGCGTCGTACGATCAGATCAAGGAGACGATCCTGGACAATGGGATTCTGCGCGACGGGCTCGGGACCCACGTGACGGCGAGCTTTGCCGCTGGGTTCGTGGCTTCGGTGGCTTCGAACCCGGTCGATGTGATCAAGACCAGGATCATGAACATGAAGGTGGAGGCAGGGGCTGAGCCGCCGTACTCGGGGGCTCTGGATTGTGCGCTCAAAACGGTGCGCTCCGAGGGGCCTTTGGCGCTGTACAAAGGGTTTGTGCCTACGATTTCTAGGCAGGGACCTTTCACTGTTGTACTGTTCGTGACGCTGGAGCAGGTTCGCAAGTTGCTCAAGGATTTCTGA